Proteins encoded together in one Plasmodium cynomolgi strain B DNA, chromosome 9, whole genome shotgun sequence window:
- a CDS encoding hypothetical protein (putative) — translation MDSKFIDVEAKSLYNVIETFEKKIVNLAYINEEVLEKLNEQELPNLPEEFFTYFKDIIKLNKLYEHTEVIKCEGGEGGGEGDGEGDDEGDDEGDGEGDGEGDDERGDERGDLLGVHREHQELVDKIKKYCFCLCKIFKQNENLSTILNSLSDKKNHDFFKFLGIVKDLKDIFLVKFQTTAEEQRKRIENLEELKEEEQNTQNEEKELNDELELVRKKSHDELKELQQILMTKEYELKNLKKSSKESIKKLLDQMPVNNLTEDLENINALLEKTKNMYDDQIRTYQDLEVNLVKKNVLIEQDIQNYIDSIDAEIEEMDQEIQLWDNKLRENKIIDKDLDATMMKKKVEVEEKSFLKELTEKRRNIIMKKENEDNEAATIIQAYIRAVKERNIYNVVWISSQNSVSSTLRKNEQDDETAK, via the exons ATGGATAGCAAGTTTATCGACGTGGAGGCGAAAAGCCTGTACAACGTCATCGAGACGTTCGAAAAGAAGATTGTAAATTTGGCTTACATAAATGAGGAG GTGCtggaaaaattgaacgaGCAGGAGCTGCCCAACCTACCTGAGGAATTCTTCACCTACTTTAAGGACATAATAAAGCTGAATAAATTGTATGAACATACGGAGGTGATAAAATGTGAAGGCGGCGAAGGAGGCGGTGAAGGAGACGGTGAAGGGGACGACGAAGGGGACGACGAAGGGGACGGCGAAGGGGACGGCGAAGGGGACGACGAACGAGGAGACGAACGAGGCGACTTACTTGGAGTGCACAGGGAACACCAAGAGTTGGtggacaaaattaaaaagtactGTTTCTGtttgtgtaaaatttttaagcaaaatgaaaatttgtcGACCATCTTGAATTCGCTAAGTGATAAAAAGAACcacgatttttttaagttcctGGGAATCGTGAAGGATTTGAAG GACATCTTCCTGGTGAAGTTCCAAACGACAGCAGAGGAGCAGCGGAAGCGAATCGAAAACTTGGAAGAAttaaaggaggaagaacaaaacacacaaaacgaagaaaaagaactAAATGATGAATTAGAGCTtgttaggaaaaaaagtcacGACGAATTGAAAGAACTTCAACAGATACTAATGACCAAAGAGTATGAActgaaaaatttgaagaagtcCTCCAAGGAAAGCATAAAGAAATTGCTCGATCAGATGCCCGTAAATAATCTCACAGAGGACTTGGAAAACATTAATGCCTTActcgaaaaaacgaagaataTGTATGATGATCAGATTAGGACATACCAAGATTTGGAGGTCAacttggtgaaaaaaaacgtactgATAGAGCAGGATATTCAGAATTATATCGACTCGATTGATGCGGAAATTGAGGAGATGGATCAGG AAATCCAACTCTGGGACAACAAACtgagagaaaacaaaattatcgACAAAGACCTAGACGCCacgatgatgaagaagaaggtggAAGTAGAAGAGAAATCTTTTCTAAAAGAACTGACTGAGAAAAGACGTAACATcattatgaaaaaagaaaatgaagacaacGAAGCGGCCACGATTATTCAGGCGTACATCAGGGCGGTGAAGGAGCGCAATATTTACA ACGTAGTGTGGATCTCTTCACAGAACAGCGTATCTTCTACATTGAGAAAAAACGAGCAGGATGACGAAACGGcgaagtga